The proteins below are encoded in one region of Pacificitalea manganoxidans:
- a CDS encoding MOSC domain-containing protein yields MPALIPTDIVGRITWLGYVPDRDAALSSIPVEEIHASFAGLEGEAHGGLTRPSCSRVTSQHPRGTEIRNVRQLAVLSQEELDAIAGELDLERLDPALTGASLVIEGIPDFTHVPPSSRLQAASGTTLVVDMENQPCQLPAREIEMHLPGHGRGFKAAAADRRGITAWVEREGMLRVGEEIRLHVPAQRAWAP; encoded by the coding sequence ATGCCCGCTCTCATTCCCACCGATATCGTCGGCCGCATCACTTGGCTGGGGTATGTGCCCGACCGCGATGCCGCGCTGAGCAGCATCCCGGTCGAGGAAATCCATGCCAGCTTTGCCGGGCTGGAGGGGGAGGCGCATGGCGGGCTGACGCGACCGTCGTGTTCGCGGGTGACATCGCAGCATCCTCGGGGCACCGAAATTCGCAATGTGCGGCAATTGGCGGTGCTGTCGCAGGAAGAGTTGGACGCCATCGCGGGCGAGTTGGATCTGGAGCGGCTGGACCCGGCGCTGACCGGCGCGTCGCTGGTGATCGAGGGCATCCCCGATTTCACCCATGTGCCGCCGTCCAGCCGATTGCAGGCCGCGTCCGGCACGACGCTTGTCGTCGATATGGAGAACCAGCCCTGTCAACTGCCCGCGCGCGAGATTGAGATGCATTTGCCGGGGCATGGGCGCGGGTTCAAGGCCGCAGCGGCGGACCGGCGCGGCATCACCGCATGGGTGGAGCGTGAGGGGATGCTGCGTGTGGGCGAGGAAATCCGCCTGCATGTGCCCGCGCAGCGCGCATGGGCGCCGTGA
- the folD gene encoding bifunctional methylenetetrahydrofolate dehydrogenase/methenyltetrahydrofolate cyclohydrolase FolD, whose product MSARIIDGKSFAATLRDRVGTEVSRLKDSYGVTPGLAVVLVGEDPASQVYVRNKGKQTLEAGMHSVEHRLAAETTEADLLGLIDSLNADPAIHGILVQLPLPGHLNSDLVINAIDPAKDVDGFHISNVGLLGTGQKAMVPCTPLGCILMLRDLHGDLSGMEAVVVGRSNIVGKPMANLLLGESCTVTIAHSRTRDLAETCRRADILVAAVGRPEMIPGDWVKPGATVIDVGINRIAAPEKGQNDDGSAKTRLVGDVDFASASAVAGAITPVPGGVGPMTIACLLANTVTAACRIHGLPEPEGLAI is encoded by the coding sequence ATGAGCGCCCGGATCATCGATGGCAAAAGCTTTGCCGCCACCCTTCGCGACCGTGTCGGCACGGAAGTGTCCCGCCTGAAAGACAGCTACGGCGTCACGCCCGGACTGGCCGTGGTGCTGGTGGGCGAAGATCCGGCAAGTCAGGTCTATGTCCGCAACAAGGGCAAGCAGACGCTGGAAGCGGGGATGCATTCCGTCGAGCATCGGCTGGCGGCGGAAACGACCGAGGCCGATCTGCTGGGCCTGATCGACAGCCTGAACGCCGATCCCGCGATCCACGGTATCCTTGTGCAATTGCCGCTACCGGGGCATCTGAATTCCGATCTGGTCATCAACGCCATCGATCCGGCCAAGGATGTGGACGGGTTCCATATCTCCAATGTCGGTCTGCTGGGCACGGGGCAGAAGGCGATGGTGCCCTGCACGCCGCTGGGCTGCATCCTGATGCTGCGCGATCTGCATGGCGATCTGTCGGGGATGGAGGCCGTGGTTGTCGGACGCTCCAACATCGTGGGCAAGCCGATGGCGAACCTGCTGCTGGGCGAAAGCTGCACGGTGACCATCGCGCATTCGCGCACCCGCGATCTGGCCGAAACCTGCCGCCGGGCCGATATCCTCGTCGCCGCAGTGGGCCGCCCGGAAATGATCCCCGGCGACTGGGTGAAACCGGGCGCGACGGTGATCGATGTCGGCATCAACCGGATCGCCGCGCCGGAAAAGGGCCAGAACGACGATGGCAGCGCCAAGACCCGGCTGGTGGGGGATGTCGATTTCGCATCCGCCAGTGCCGTGGCCGGGGCGATCACCCCCGTGCCCGGCGGTGTCGGGCCGATGACCATTGCCTGCCTGCTGGCCAACACCGTCACCGCCGCCTGCCGCATCCACGGTCTGCCGGAGCCCGAAGGGCTGGCTATCTGA
- a CDS encoding DUF2065 domain-containing protein, whose translation MTVILLALGLVFILEGLVLALAPSRLERLLEMLVAMPVEARRLLGLLTVTGGGMLTALALWLL comes from the coding sequence ATGACGGTGATCCTGCTCGCTCTTGGGCTGGTGTTCATTCTGGAGGGGCTGGTGCTTGCACTGGCCCCTTCGCGTTTGGAACGGCTGCTGGAGATGCTTGTCGCCATGCCGGTAGAGGCGCGGCGGCTGCTGGGCCTGCTGACCGTGACGGGCGGCGGCATGCTGACCGCGCTGGCGCTGTGGCTTCTGTAA
- the gor gene encoding glutathione-disulfide reductase: MSFDYDLFVIGGGSGGVRAARVAAAEGVRVGLAEEYRMGGTCVIRGCVPKKLMVFASNYGEAADDAADYGWDTRPGHFDWLKFRKRLDAELERLEGVYRRLLDGSGVTVHDARATLKDAHTVSLSTGEEITAKHILIATGGRPALPGLPNEELGITSNEIFNLEKLPESILIVGGGYIASEFACILHGLGVKVTQYYRGAQILRGFDDEARGHISADMIRRGIDVQCGATVIEMERDGDRIRTKTATGEEAHFDQVMFATGRAPNTEGLGLEEIGVELGRKGEIVVDEYSQTAVPSIYAIGDVTDRLQLTPVAIREAMAFVETVFKGNPTAPDHELVPSAVFTRPEFGTIGLTEEQAREQGPIEVYETSFRPMHRAFIDRQDRIMMKLLVCADTRKVLGCHIVADQAGEMIQLIGIAVKMGATKEDFDRVVAVHPTMAEELVTMKTPTRTA, from the coding sequence ATGAGCTTCGACTACGATCTCTTCGTCATCGGTGGCGGGTCCGGCGGGGTGCGTGCGGCGCGGGTCGCCGCAGCCGAGGGCGTGCGCGTCGGCTTGGCCGAGGAATACCGCATGGGCGGCACCTGCGTGATTCGCGGTTGCGTCCCCAAGAAGCTGATGGTGTTCGCGTCGAACTATGGCGAGGCTGCCGACGATGCCGCCGATTACGGTTGGGACACGCGGCCCGGTCATTTCGACTGGCTGAAATTCCGCAAGCGTCTGGATGCGGAGCTTGAGCGGCTGGAAGGCGTTTATCGCCGGTTGCTCGACGGGTCCGGCGTGACCGTGCACGACGCGCGCGCCACGCTGAAGGACGCCCATACCGTGAGCCTGTCCACCGGCGAGGAGATCACGGCAAAGCATATTCTGATCGCCACCGGCGGGCGGCCCGCGCTGCCCGGCCTGCCCAACGAAGAGTTGGGGATCACCTCAAACGAAATCTTTAATCTCGAAAAGTTGCCCGAAAGCATCCTGATCGTCGGCGGCGGCTATATCGCGTCCGAATTCGCCTGCATCCTGCACGGGCTGGGCGTGAAGGTGACGCAGTATTACCGTGGCGCGCAGATCCTGCGCGGTTTCGATGACGAGGCGCGCGGCCATATCTCGGCCGATATGATCCGCCGGGGGATCGACGTGCAATGCGGCGCGACGGTGATCGAGATGGAGCGCGACGGCGACCGCATCCGCACCAAGACCGCCACCGGCGAGGAGGCGCATTTCGATCAGGTCATGTTCGCCACCGGACGCGCGCCCAATACCGAAGGTCTGGGTCTGGAAGAGATCGGCGTCGAGCTGGGCCGCAAGGGCGAGATCGTCGTGGACGAGTATTCCCAGACCGCCGTGCCGTCGATCTATGCCATTGGGGACGTGACCGACCGGCTGCAACTGACCCCCGTCGCGATCCGCGAGGCGATGGCCTTTGTCGAGACGGTGTTCAAGGGCAACCCGACCGCGCCCGATCATGAACTGGTGCCGTCGGCGGTGTTCACCCGCCCCGAGTTCGGCACCATCGGCCTGACCGAAGAGCAGGCGCGCGAGCAGGGCCCGATCGAGGTTTACGAGACCTCGTTCCGCCCCATGCACCGCGCCTTCATCGACCGGCAGGACCGGATCATGATGAAACTTCTGGTCTGCGCCGACACGCGCAAGGTGCTGGGCTGTCACATCGTCGCCGATCAGGCGGGTGAGATGATCCAGTTGATCGGCATCGCGGTGAAGATGGGCGCGACCAAGGAAGATTTCGACCGCGTCGTGGCCGTGCATCCGACGATGGCCGAGGAACTGGTGACCATGAAGACGCCGACCCGCACCGCGTGA
- a CDS encoding ATPase has translation MALSPVMMRDILIKTMFRKNLEQVSDLAQAVCLPVQVTQELIDLARTQRLVEATGTLHANSGGEMGYQLTDQGKTRALDALAQSEYFGAMPVPLDVYREQVKRQSIRNIQLTRTQLTDAMGHLILPPDLLGQLGPAVTSGRSILMYGPPGNGKSSISNGIRDAMGDKIYIPRAVEYAGQVITVYDPIVHSAAEAQVDNPNSLRRSSTRFDTRYVRCDRPTVITGGELSLSMLDLVYNPTARTYQAPLQLKSTGGIFIVDDLGRQAEPPQALINRWIVPLEEGKDILALQSGEKFEVPFDTLVIFSTNYHPNKIFDQAALRRIFYKIKIDGPDQENFLKIFALIARKKNMPLNQEALVHLLQSKYPQIDNVYANYQPVFLIDQMIAICEFEGIPYQMTPDLIDRAWSNMFVEDSEVVR, from the coding sequence ATGGCCCTGTCGCCCGTCATGATGCGCGACATCCTGATCAAGACCATGTTCCGCAAGAACCTCGAACAGGTCAGCGATCTGGCGCAGGCGGTCTGTCTGCCAGTGCAAGTCACGCAGGAGTTGATCGACCTTGCCCGCACCCAGCGGCTGGTCGAGGCGACCGGCACGCTGCATGCCAATTCGGGCGGCGAGATGGGCTATCAGCTGACCGATCAGGGCAAGACCCGCGCGCTCGACGCGCTGGCGCAATCGGAATATTTCGGCGCGATGCCGGTGCCGCTCGACGTCTACCGCGAACAGGTCAAACGCCAGTCGATCCGCAATATCCAACTGACCCGCACGCAGCTGACGGATGCGATGGGCCACCTGATCCTGCCGCCCGATCTGCTGGGCCAATTGGGGCCGGCGGTGACGTCGGGCCGGTCGATCCTGATGTATGGCCCGCCGGGCAACGGTAAATCCTCGATCTCCAACGGCATCCGCGACGCGATGGGGGATAAGATCTATATCCCCCGCGCCGTCGAATATGCCGGGCAGGTCATCACCGTCTACGACCCCATCGTGCACAGCGCGGCAGAGGCGCAGGTCGATAATCCCAATTCCCTGCGACGCAGTTCCACCCGCTTCGACACCCGCTATGTGCGCTGCGACCGGCCCACGGTCATCACCGGGGGCGAGCTGTCGTTATCGATGCTGGATCTGGTCTACAACCCCACCGCGCGCACCTATCAGGCCCCGCTGCAACTGAAATCCACTGGCGGCATTTTCATCGTCGACGACCTGGGCCGTCAGGCGGAGCCGCCGCAGGCGCTCATCAACCGCTGGATCGTCCCGCTGGAAGAGGGCAAGGACATCCTCGCCCTGCAATCGGGCGAGAAATTCGAGGTGCCCTTCGACACGCTGGTGATCTTCTCCACCAACTACCACCCCAACAAGATCTTCGATCAGGCGGCGCTGCGGCGGATCTTCTACAAGATCAAGATCGACGGCCCCGATCAGGAAAACTTCCTAAAGATCTTCGCCCTCATCGCGCGGAAAAAGAACATGCCCCTGAACCAAGAGGCGCTGGTGCATCTGTTGCAGTCGAAATATCCGCAGATCGACAATGTCTATGCGAACTATCAGCCGGTCTTCCTGATCGACCAGATGATCGCGATCTGCGAATTCGAAGGCATCCCCTATCAGATGACGCCGGACCTGATCGACCGCGCATGGTCCAACATGTTCGTCGAGGATAGCGAGGTCGTGCGCTGA
- the hflK gene encoding FtsH protease activity modulator HflK: MAGHSGGPWGGGNSGGSGSGGERGSGPGGQGGGQRPGNEPPRGPGRRPGGNNMADIDDLMRRGQDQLRVLMGGRGNGTGAPSGPSGPGVGKGALGLIALALVALWLFASLYTVRPEERSVELFLGEFSSVGDPGLNFAPWPLVTAEVVSVTRERSVTIGVRDGNSNMQSGLMLTTDENIVDIDFEVVWNINDPAKFLFNLAEPDQTITAVSEAAMREVISASELAPILNRDRDLIADTVMTLIQETLDQYDSGINIVRLNLDRADPPEEVIDAFRDVQAAEQQRERLTREADAYANQVLAAARGDAAQALEQSEGYRARVVNEAEGEASRFSAILEEYRKAPEVTRKRLYLETMERVFSGVNKVIIDGEAGEGVVPYLPLDQLRGGVGRTTTGQQQQSGGN, from the coding sequence ATGGCAGGACATAGCGGAGGGCCCTGGGGAGGCGGAAATTCCGGCGGCTCAGGTTCAGGTGGCGAGCGGGGCAGCGGCCCCGGCGGGCAAGGTGGCGGTCAGCGCCCCGGCAACGAGCCGCCCCGTGGCCCCGGCCGCCGTCCGGGCGGCAACAACATGGCGGATATCGACGACCTGATGCGCCGCGGGCAGGACCAGTTGCGGGTGCTGATGGGCGGTCGTGGCAATGGCACTGGCGCACCGTCCGGCCCAAGCGGCCCCGGCGTTGGCAAGGGCGCTCTGGGCCTGATCGCGCTGGCGCTGGTGGCGCTGTGGCTGTTTGCGTCGCTCTATACCGTGCGGCCCGAAGAACGCTCGGTCGAGCTGTTCTTGGGTGAATTCAGTTCTGTCGGCGATCCCGGTCTGAACTTCGCGCCGTGGCCGCTGGTCACCGCCGAGGTCGTTTCGGTGACGCGAGAGCGGTCCGTGACCATCGGTGTGCGCGACGGCAATTCGAACATGCAGTCCGGCCTGATGCTGACCACCGACGAGAACATCGTCGATATCGATTTCGAAGTTGTCTGGAACATCAACGATCCGGCGAAATTCCTGTTCAATCTGGCCGAACCTGACCAGACCATCACCGCTGTGTCGGAAGCCGCTATGCGCGAGGTGATTTCCGCCTCCGAACTGGCGCCGATCCTGAACCGTGACCGTGACCTGATCGCTGATACCGTGATGACGTTGATCCAGGAGACGCTGGACCAGTATGACAGCGGCATCAATATCGTGCGGCTCAACCTTGACCGGGCCGACCCGCCCGAGGAGGTCATCGACGCCTTCCGCGACGTGCAGGCCGCCGAGCAGCAGCGCGAGCGTCTGACCCGCGAAGCCGACGCCTATGCCAACCAGGTTCTGGCCGCCGCCCGCGGTGACGCCGCTCAGGCGCTGGAGCAATCCGAAGGCTATCGCGCCCGCGTGGTGAACGAGGCCGAAGGTGAGGCCAGCCGCTTCTCCGCGATCCTCGAAGAATACCGCAAGGCCCCCGAGGTCACGCGCAAACGCCTGTATCTGGAAACGATGGAGCGGGTGTTCTCGGGCGTGAACAAGGTCATCATCGACGGCGAGGCCGGCGAGGGCGTGGTGCCCTATCTGCCGCTCGACCAATTGCGCGGCGGCGTGGGGCGCACCACCACCGGCCAGCAACAGCAAAGCGGAGGCAACTAA
- a CDS encoding LytTR family DNA-binding domain-containing protein yields MLDIFTRIKTELNDGLKWLVLAILTLGVSYAGPFGTYDTMSWPVRFGYWGTVNVVSMVFGASCRAIALHYLGRYSYWIGALATTVLMTLTFTPTLLFIIRLWQGPVLGASALPPLSLSVAFVTALILLAVLLLQRHKARVEAKIQARAASEIEERVEEVRKTIPPIRALPRLLDRIEPELRGPLVHLTVRDHYVDITTTKGSSAILMRLSDAIAETEGFAGIQVHRSHWVSLDAVRGSVTYKGRLFLLLSNGSEVPVSRGYRAAVEQAGLLTEAPELQRQPA; encoded by the coding sequence ATGCTTGACATTTTTACACGCATAAAGACCGAACTGAACGACGGTCTCAAATGGCTTGTGTTGGCGATACTGACCTTGGGCGTGTCCTATGCCGGGCCGTTCGGCACCTATGACACCATGAGCTGGCCGGTGCGATTTGGCTACTGGGGCACGGTCAATGTGGTCAGCATGGTGTTCGGGGCGAGCTGCCGGGCGATCGCGCTGCATTATCTGGGCCGCTACAGTTACTGGATCGGGGCGCTGGCCACCACGGTGCTGATGACGCTGACCTTTACGCCGACGCTGCTGTTTATCATTCGCCTGTGGCAGGGGCCGGTTCTGGGCGCGTCCGCGCTGCCGCCGCTGTCGCTGTCGGTTGCTTTTGTCACCGCGCTGATCCTGCTGGCGGTGCTGCTGTTGCAGCGCCACAAGGCCCGCGTGGAGGCCAAGATCCAAGCCCGCGCCGCATCCGAGATCGAGGAGCGTGTGGAAGAGGTGCGCAAGACCATCCCCCCGATCCGCGCGCTGCCGCGTCTGCTGGACCGGATCGAGCCGGAATTGCGCGGGCCGTTGGTGCACCTGACCGTGCGGGATCATTACGTCGATATCACCACCACCAAAGGCAGCAGCGCGATCCTGATGCGGTTGTCGGACGCGATTGCGGAAACCGAAGGCTTTGCCGGGATTCAGGTGCATCGCTCGCATTGGGTGTCGCTCGACGCCGTGCGCGGCTCGGTCACCTATAAGGGGCGGTTGTTCCTGTTGCTGTCGAATGGCAGCGAAGTGCCGGTGTCGCGCGGCTACCGCGCGGCGGTCGAGCAGGCGGGCCTGTTGACCGAAGCGCCGGAGCTTCAGCGCCAGCCAGCCTGA
- the hflC gene encoding protease modulator HflC: MNRLTIPLIGLVIVIAIVSSSIFIVDERNKALVLQFGQIKAVKEEPGLAFKIPLIQDVVRYDDRILSLETDTIEVTPSDDRRLVVDAFARYRIEDVVQFRQAVGVGGERAAEDRLRSILTTQVRAVLGSEGVTSNTILSSERSDLMQRILEAARARAGSLGLTVVDVRLKQTNLPTQNLDATFARMRAEREREAADEIARGNEAAQRIKAQADRTVVELVSEAQREAEIIRGEADATRTTIYADAFGQGQEFFALTRSLESYERALSGNNSTMVISPDGEFFEYLKGAGTGVTAEIEGTATPAAEADAQAEDEASADTGADAAEAEADTGADTGVARVDPAAPEAAEDAASADADATQ; this comes from the coding sequence ATGAACCGTCTGACAATTCCCCTGATCGGGCTGGTCATCGTCATTGCCATCGTGTCGTCCTCGATTTTCATCGTCGATGAACGCAACAAGGCGCTCGTCCTGCAATTCGGTCAGATCAAGGCCGTGAAGGAAGAGCCCGGTCTGGCGTTCAAAATCCCGCTTATTCAGGATGTCGTGCGCTATGACGACCGCATCCTGTCGCTGGAAACCGACACGATCGAAGTCACGCCGTCGGATGACCGCCGTCTGGTCGTCGACGCGTTTGCCCGCTACCGCATCGAAGATGTGGTGCAGTTCCGGCAGGCTGTCGGTGTGGGCGGTGAACGTGCCGCCGAGGATCGCCTGCGGTCGATCCTGACCACGCAGGTTCGTGCGGTTCTGGGCTCCGAAGGGGTCACATCCAACACGATCCTGTCGAGCGAGCGGTCGGACCTGATGCAGCGCATTCTGGAAGCCGCGCGTGCGCGGGCCGGATCGCTGGGCCTGACCGTCGTCGATGTGCGGCTGAAGCAGACCAACCTGCCGACGCAGAACCTCGACGCTACCTTTGCCCGGATGCGGGCAGAGCGGGAACGTGAAGCGGCGGATGAAATCGCGCGCGGTAACGAAGCCGCGCAGCGGATCAAGGCGCAGGCCGACCGGACCGTGGTGGAACTGGTGTCCGAGGCACAGCGGGAGGCCGAGATCATCCGCGGTGAGGCCGACGCGACGCGGACCACGATCTATGCCGATGCGTTTGGTCAGGGGCAGGAATTCTTTGCCCTGACCCGGTCGCTGGAAAGCTACGAGCGCGCCCTGTCGGGGAATAACTCGACCATGGTGATTTCGCCGGACGGGGAGTTCTTTGAATACCTGAAAGGTGCGGGCACCGGCGTCACGGCGGAGATCGAGGGCACGGCCACCCCCGCCGCAGAAGCGGACGCGCAGGCCGAGGATGAGGCTAGTGCCGATACCGGCGCAGATGCGGCTGAAGCTGAGGCAGACACGGGCGCCGACACCGGTGTCGCACGGGTCGATCCCGCCGCGCCGGAGGCCGCCGAGGATGCGGCCTCCGCCGATGCCGATGCCACCCAGTAA
- the pdeM gene encoding ligase-associated DNA damage response endonuclease PdeM yields the protein MNGHAFTLCGATLVARPTGALWWPLHRLLCVSDLHLGKSERMARRGGGLLPPYETRDTLDRLARDITALDPAVVVCLGDSFDDLAAAAQVEAEALPPLNRMMAGRRWIWIEGNHDPGPVAMGGEHHSAFRLDGVTFRHIAQVAVAPDEAEISGHYHPKHRISGPARPCFLIDGCRTVMPAYGTYTGGLSAQAAPLADLFGKGGIAVLTGGTRALAVPLRPGRGGVRRQAGWR from the coding sequence ATGAACGGACATGCATTCACGCTCTGCGGTGCCACGCTGGTGGCGCGCCCCACCGGCGCGCTGTGGTGGCCGCTGCACCGGCTGCTCTGTGTCTCGGACCTGCATCTGGGAAAATCCGAGCGGATGGCACGGCGCGGCGGCGGGCTGCTGCCCCCCTATGAAACCCGCGACACGCTTGACCGGCTGGCGCGCGACATCACCGCGCTCGATCCGGCAGTGGTGGTCTGTCTGGGCGACAGCTTTGACGATCTGGCCGCCGCCGCGCAGGTCGAGGCCGAAGCCCTGCCGCCGCTGAACCGCATGATGGCCGGGCGGCGCTGGATCTGGATCGAAGGCAATCACGATCCCGGCCCGGTCGCGATGGGTGGCGAACATCACAGCGCATTTCGGCTGGACGGGGTGACCTTCCGCCATATCGCGCAGGTGGCCGTCGCGCCGGACGAGGCCGAGATTTCCGGCCATTACCACCCGAAACACCGCATCAGCGGCCCGGCGCGCCCGTGTTTCCTGATTGATGGCTGCCGCACGGTGATGCCCGCCTACGGCACCTATACGGGCGGGCTGTCGGCGCAGGCCGCGCCGCTGGCGGATCTGTTCGGCAAAGGGGGTATCGCGGTGCTGACCGGCGGCACACGGGCGCTTGCCGTGCCGCTCAGGCCGGGACGCGGCGGGGTGCGGCGTCAGGCTGGCTGGCGCTGA
- a CDS encoding ligase-associated DNA damage response DEXH box helicase, whose translation MTDLPAPIARWFDDRGWSIHPHQRAMLERAAAPATLLVAPTGGGKTMAGFLPTLAELARDPRPGLHTLYVSPLKALAADIRRNLTAPVAEMGLPIRIEDRTGDTRATARKRQRADPPHILLTTPESLALLTSYEDAPRIFAGLQRVIVDEIHALAESKRGDQLMLALARLSTLCPDLRRVGLSATVEDPPAIARLLARNPDPCEIITADPGPAPDIAMLATESAPPWYGGGGRYAIAEVLEQVRQHRTTLIFHNTRAQAEIFFHALWLANDDDLPIGIHHGSLSREQRERVEAAMVAGDLRAIVATGSLDLGIDWGDVDLVIQIGAPKNVKRLVQRIGRANHRYNAPSKARLLPANRFEVVECIAALQAVEAGDLDGEPRGPGPRDVLCQQILITACAGPFDADALYAEVTTAGPYAALDRAAFDACMEFCATGGYALRAYDKWQRLLQRPDGLWQLRDPRSAQRIRMNIGTIQDTDTLKVRMRGRNGAPLGEVEEGFAATLTAGDTFLIGGQIVRYENLREMTVVVSRDASATPRIATFMGTKFATSTQLSERILDMLNRDRWPELPHHTAEWLALQREVSVMPRADRLLIESFPHDGRAHTCIYGFAGRNAMQTLGLLVTRRMEVAGLHPLGFVASDYATLIWGLDPVEDPAPLLTGGEMREDLDGWLAQNAVMKRTFKASAVIAGLIERNTPQARKSGRQATFSSDILYDTLLRYDPDHLLMQITREEALRGLVDFGRIDEMFDRIGGRVQHVTLDRISPLAAPLILEIGRVPVVGAGRERLEAEEAARLMAEAGLDFG comes from the coding sequence ATGACCGATCTGCCCGCTCCGATCGCCCGTTGGTTCGATGACCGGGGCTGGTCCATTCATCCCCATCAGCGCGCCATGCTGGAGCGCGCCGCAGCCCCCGCAACGCTGCTGGTCGCGCCCACGGGCGGCGGCAAAACGATGGCCGGGTTCCTGCCCACACTCGCCGAACTGGCCCGCGATCCGCGCCCCGGTCTGCACACGCTCTACGTTTCCCCGCTGAAGGCACTCGCCGCAGATATCCGCCGCAACCTCACCGCGCCGGTGGCCGAAATGGGCCTGCCGATCCGGATCGAGGATCGCACCGGCGACACCCGCGCCACCGCCCGCAAACGCCAGCGCGCCGACCCGCCGCATATCCTGCTGACCACACCCGAAAGCCTCGCGCTGCTGACCTCCTACGAGGACGCGCCGCGCATCTTTGCCGGGCTGCAGCGGGTGATCGTCGATGAAATCCACGCACTCGCCGAAAGCAAGCGCGGCGACCAACTGATGCTGGCGCTGGCACGGCTGTCGACGCTGTGCCCCGATCTGCGCCGCGTCGGGCTGTCGGCCACGGTCGAAGACCCGCCCGCCATCGCCCGGCTGCTGGCGCGCAATCCCGACCCTTGCGAGATCATCACCGCCGATCCCGGCCCCGCCCCCGACATTGCCATGCTCGCAACCGAAAGCGCCCCGCCCTGGTATGGCGGCGGCGGGCGCTATGCCATCGCAGAGGTGCTGGAACAGGTCCGTCAGCACCGCACTACCCTGATTTTCCACAACACCCGCGCACAGGCGGAGATCTTTTTTCACGCGCTGTGGCTCGCCAATGACGATGACCTGCCCATCGGCATCCATCACGGCTCGCTGTCGCGCGAGCAGCGCGAACGGGTCGAGGCGGCGATGGTCGCGGGCGACTTGCGCGCCATCGTCGCGACCGGCAGTCTCGATCTGGGCATCGACTGGGGCGATGTGGATCTGGTGATCCAGATCGGCGCGCCCAAGAATGTCAAACGGCTGGTGCAGCGGATCGGGCGCGCCAATCACCGCTACAATGCCCCGTCAAAGGCCCGCCTGCTGCCCGCCAACAGGTTCGAGGTGGTCGAATGCATCGCCGCGCTTCAGGCGGTCGAGGCCGGTGATCTGGATGGCGAGCCACGCGGCCCCGGCCCCCGCGATGTGCTCTGCCAGCAGATCCTGATTACCGCCTGCGCCGGTCCCTTCGACGCCGATGCGCTCTATGCGGAGGTCACGACCGCAGGCCCCTACGCCGCGCTGGACCGGGCCGCTTTTGACGCCTGCATGGAGTTCTGCGCCACCGGCGGCTATGCGCTCCGGGCCTATGACAAATGGCAGCGGCTGCTGCAACGCCCCGACGGGCTGTGGCAATTGCGCGATCCCCGCAGCGCGCAGCGCATCCGCATGAATATCGGCACCATTCAGGACACCGACACGCTGAAGGTGCGGATGCGGGGCCGCAATGGCGCGCCGCTGGGCGAGGTGGAGGAAGGCTTCGCCGCGACGCTTACCGCCGGGGATACCTTCCTGATTGGCGGGCAGATCGTGCGCTATGAAAACCTGCGCGAAATGACCGTGGTGGTCAGCCGCGATGCCTCCGCCACGCCGCGCATCGCCACCTTCATGGGCACGAAATTCGCCACTTCGACCCAGCTGTCGGAACGCATCCTCGACATGCTCAACCGTGATCGTTGGCCCGAATTGCCGCACCATACCGCCGAATGGCTGGCGCTTCAGCGCGAGGTGTCGGTAATGCCCCGCGCCGACCGGCTGCTGATCGAAAGCTTCCCCCATGACGGGCGGGCGCATACCTGCATCTACGGCTTTGCCGGGCGCAACGCGATGCAGACGCTGGGGCTGCTCGTGACCCGCCGGATGGAGGTCGCCGGACTGCACCCGCTGGGCTTCGTTGCCTCGGATTACGCCACGCTGATCTGGGGGCTGGACCCGGTCGAAGACCCCGCGCCGCTGCTGACGGGGGGCGAAATGCGCGAGGATCTGGACGGCTGGCTGGCGCAGAACGCGGTGATGAAGCGCACGTTCAAGGCCAGCGCCGTGATCGCCGGGCTGATCGAGCGCAACACCCCGCAGGCGCGCAAAAGCGGGCGTCAGGCGACGTTTTCGTCCGATATCCTCTATGACACGCTGCTGCGCTACGACCCCGATCACCTGCTGATGCAGATCACCCGCGAAGAGGCCCTGCGCGGTCTGGTCGATTTCGGGCGCATCGATGAGATGTTCGACCGCATCGGCGGGCGGGTGCAGCATGTCACGCTGGACAGGATCAGCCCGCTTGCCGCTCCGCTCATTCTTGAGATCGGGCGGGTGCCGGTGGTCGGCGCGGGCCGCGAACGGCTGGAGGCCGAAGAAGCCGCGCGGCTGATGGCCGAGGCGGGTTTGGATTTCGGCTAG